Proteins found in one Clostridium kluyveri DSM 555 genomic segment:
- a CDS encoding reverse transcriptase/maturase family protein yields MQKAELILAILKDKSNNNPNYKFQRIYRYLFNIDFYFRAYSQVYSAGENIGNVVTEKVHSFNNEGVHKIIEKLKNESYCPESLEKSDKQNKKHSQIKGLYDNLIQQIIVEILQSIYNVNFSVNSHAFIPNKNCHTALYKIKTTCSGARWAVKGNIESCFYNINYDFVIKSLCEKISDGRFINLIRKFLAAGYTKEKKNCDTWSGISQRESLANILINIYLDKFDKYINKEFGQVKYTRYLDNFIIFISGTKDLAEYMIEKIKVFLKDKLNIETTEEEIFIIDLNKQRVKFLGYEITKLKHNFKDNKTDKSKEKMDNEIIQLLIPAEVIRKRIKPFILNGKPIHNNSRINLSVFKIISLYNREIIDLYNYYCLASDVNAKVRKFKFYHYLSLVKTLARKEQISVKQVINRYGIVFKGKDKNVLKKVVGINHMTKNGIKTIIYCNESLKRKSKPLANVNDIIWK; encoded by the coding sequence ATGCAAAAAGCTGAATTAATATTGGCAATATTAAAAGATAAATCTAATAATAATCCAAATTATAAATTCCAAAGAATATATAGATATTTATTTAATATAGACTTCTATTTTAGGGCATATTCTCAGGTTTATTCTGCAGGTGAAAATATAGGCAATGTTGTTACAGAAAAAGTACATAGTTTTAATAATGAAGGCGTTCACAAAATAATTGAAAAATTAAAGAATGAAAGTTATTGTCCAGAGTCATTGGAAAAATCAGATAAGCAGAACAAAAAACATTCTCAAATAAAAGGTTTATATGATAATTTAATACAGCAAATAATTGTGGAAATTCTTCAATCTATATACAATGTTAATTTTAGCGTTAATTCTCATGCATTTATTCCAAATAAAAATTGTCATACTGCTCTTTATAAGATAAAAACTACTTGTAGTGGTGCTAGATGGGCTGTTAAGGGTAATATAGAAAGTTGTTTTTATAATATAAATTATGATTTTGTTATAAAGTCATTATGTGAAAAAATATCTGACGGACGTTTTATAAATCTTATCCGTAAGTTTCTTGCGGCAGGATATACAAAAGAAAAAAAAAATTGTGATACATGGTCAGGGATATCGCAGAGAGAAAGTTTGGCTAACATATTAATTAATATATATTTAGATAAGTTTGATAAATATATAAATAAAGAATTTGGACAAGTAAAATATACACGGTATTTAGATAATTTTATTATTTTTATTTCTGGAACTAAAGATTTAGCTGAATATATGATAGAAAAGATAAAAGTTTTTTTAAAAGACAAATTAAATATAGAAACTACCGAAGAAGAAATTTTTATCATTGATTTAAATAAACAGAGAGTGAAATTCTTAGGCTATGAAATAACTAAATTAAAGCATAATTTTAAAGATAATAAAACTGATAAATCTAAAGAAAAAATGGATAATGAAATAATACAATTATTAATACCTGCTGAAGTGATAAGAAAAAGAATTAAACCTTTTATTTTAAATGGAAAGCCAATACATAATAATTCTAGAATTAACTTATCCGTATTTAAAATAATTTCTCTCTATAATAGAGAGATCATAGATTTATATAATTATTACTGTTTAGCCTCAGATGTGAATGCAAAAGTTAGAAAATTTAAATTTTATCATTATTTAAGTTTGGTAAAGACGCTGGCAAGAAAAGAACAAATATCAGTTAAACAGGTAATAAATAGATATGGTATAGTATTTAAGGGAAAAGATAAAAATGTATTAAAAAAAGTTGTGGGAATTAACCATATGACAAAAAACGGTATAAAAACTATAATTTATTGTAATGAGTCCTTAAAGAGGAAAAGTAAACCTCTTGCCAATGTAAATGATATAATTTGGAAGTAG
- a CDS encoding ParB/RepB/Spo0J family partition protein — protein MNKKYGLGKGLRALIPENALDIGEENQKDIKYINIDFIVANKSQPRKKFDKDKILELSQSIKEYGIIQPLVVNEIEDNTYSIIVGERRWRAAKLANIKEIPVIIMNLSDNEILEVSLIENIQRQDLNPIEEALAYKKLVTELNLTQEELSNKIGKSRTKITNCMRLLNLDDRVQNYLIDGVITEGHGRALLGLESNDLQYELAQTIINKNLTVRDVEKLIKNVNSHKKPQQNETKEQNVYYLDIKDKLENLFGTKVLLMDKKNKGKIEIEYYSQEDLQRILDILKI, from the coding sequence TTGAATAAAAAATATGGATTGGGGAAAGGGCTTAGAGCACTAATACCTGAAAATGCTTTAGACATTGGAGAAGAAAATCAAAAGGATATTAAATATATTAATATTGATTTTATAGTCGCAAATAAAAGTCAGCCTAGAAAAAAGTTTGACAAGGACAAGATATTAGAACTTTCTCAATCAATAAAAGAGTATGGCATAATACAACCTCTTGTAGTTAATGAAATTGAAGATAATACATACAGCATAATTGTAGGAGAGAGAAGATGGAGAGCTGCTAAATTAGCTAATATAAAAGAGATACCTGTAATTATAATGAATTTATCAGATAATGAAATCTTAGAAGTTTCTCTAATAGAAAATATACAAAGACAGGATCTAAATCCGATAGAAGAAGCTCTAGCCTATAAAAAGTTGGTTACTGAGTTAAATTTAACTCAAGAAGAGTTAAGTAATAAAATTGGGAAATCTAGGACTAAGATTACTAACTGTATGAGACTTTTAAATTTAGATGATAGAGTTCAAAATTATCTTATAGATGGAGTTATTACTGAAGGACATGGAAGAGCCCTATTAGGTTTAGAAAGTAATGATTTACAATATGAGCTAGCTCAAACTATTATAAATAAAAATCTTACTGTTAGAGATGTAGAAAAACTTATTAAAAATGTTAATTCACATAAAAAACCACAGCAAAATGAGACTAAAGAACAAAATGTTTATTATTTAGATATAAAAGACAAATTAGAAAACCTATTTGGTACAAAAGTTTTATTAATGGATAAAAAAAATAAAGGTAAAATAGAAATAGAATATTATTCTCAGGAGGATTTGCAGAGAATATTGGATATATTAAAAATCTAA
- a CDS encoding DUF4446 family protein, with the protein MQNIINLMNGLHIYIIIGLIIIIIILFIMNLVILKSLNRLEKRYRKFMRGSNNKNLEEFIIGYLDSIDNVKNQYEDIRNLYKELNSKVSCCIQKISVIRYRAFEDVGSDLSFSIALLDEKNDGVIITGIYGRDESTTYAKPIDSGLSRYGLSQEEQQVLEDCINKRI; encoded by the coding sequence ATGCAAAATATTATTAACCTAATGAATGGATTACACATATACATTATAATTGGATTAATTATAATTATAATAATATTATTTATTATGAATTTAGTAATTTTGAAGTCTTTAAATAGATTGGAAAAAAGATATAGAAAATTTATGAGAGGCTCTAATAATAAAAATTTAGAAGAATTTATTATTGGATATCTAGATAGTATAGATAATGTAAAAAATCAATATGAAGATATTAGAAATCTCTATAAGGAATTAAATTCTAAAGTAAGTTGTTGTATCCAAAAAATATCTGTTATAAGATATAGAGCCTTTGAAGACGTAGGAAGTGATCTGAGTTTTTCAATAGCATTATTGGATGAAAAAAATGATGGTGTAATAATTACAGGAATATATGGAAGAGATGAAAGCACTACTTATGCTAAACCTATAGATAGTGGTCTATCAAGATATGGTTTATCGCAAGAGGAACAACAAGTTTTAGAAGATTGCATAAATAAAAGAATATAG